From Streptomyces sp. NBC_01460, a single genomic window includes:
- a CDS encoding DUF6104 family protein → MYFTDRGIEELEKRRGEEEVTFEWLAEQLRTFVDLNPDFEVPVERLATWLARLDDEDEDE, encoded by the coding sequence ATGTACTTCACGGACCGTGGCATCGAGGAACTGGAGAAGCGGCGCGGCGAGGAGGAAGTCACCTTCGAGTGGCTCGCCGAGCAACTGCGTACGTTCGTCGATCTCAACCCCGACTTCGAGGTCCCCGTCGAGCGCCTCGCGACCTGGCTGGCCCGCCTGGACGACGAGGACGAGGACGAGTAG
- a CDS encoding multifunctional oxoglutarate decarboxylase/oxoglutarate dehydrogenase thiamine pyrophosphate-binding subunit/dihydrolipoyllysine-residue succinyltransferase subunit — MSSQSPSNSSISTDQEAGSGSNPAAAFGPNEWLVDEIYQQYLQDPNSVDRAWWDFFADYKPGTSGTADKPVPAPAGAVTPAPAATAASAVNNTAPAQAAAQAPAAPPAAPAAPAAAAPAAPAAPAKAAPAKAAPAAAKADASTEAPAGPEYVTLRGPSAAVAKNMNASLELPTATSVRAVPVKLLFDNRIVINNHLKRARGGKISFTHLIGYAMVQALKAMPSMNHSFAVKDGKPTLVKPEHVNLGLAIDLVKPNGDRQLVVAAIKKAETLNFFEFWQAYEDIVRRARVGKLGMDDFSGVTASLTNPGGIGTVHSVPRLMPGQGLIMGVGAMDYPAEFQGTSQDTLNKLGISKVMTLTSTYDHRVIQGAASGEFLRVLAQLLLGENEFYDEIFKALRIPYEPVRWLKDIDASHDDDVTKAARVFELIHSYRVRGHVMADTDPLEYRQRKHPDLDITEHGLTLWDLERDFAVGGFAGKTMMKLRDILGVLRESYCRTTGIEFMHIQEPKERKWLQDRVERPRPAPEREEQLRILRRLNAAEAFETFLQTKYVGQKRFSLEGGESVIPLLDAVIDSAAEARLDEVVIGMAHRGRLNVLANIVGKSYAQIFREFEGNLDPRSMHGSGDVKYHLGAEGTFTGLDGEQIKVSLAANPSHLEAVDPVLEGIARAKQDIINKGGTDFTVLPVALHGDAAFAGQGVVAETLNMSQLRGYRTGGTVHVVINNQVGFTAAPESSRSSMYATDVARMIEAPIIHVNGDDPEAVVRVARLAFEYRQTFNKDVVIDLICYRRRGHNEGDNPEFTNPQMYTLIDKKRSVRKLYTESLIGRGDITLEEAEQALQDFQGQLEKVFAEVREATSAPSQPHVPDVQAEFPVSVGTAVSSEVVKLIAESQVNIPDGITVHPRLMPQMQRRAASVENGTIDWGMGETLAIGSLLMEGTPVRLAGQDTRRGTFGQRHAVLVDQKTGEDYTPLLYLSDDQARYNVYDSLLSEYAAMGFEYGYSLARPESLVIWEAQFGDFVNGAQTVVDEFISSAEQKWGQTSGVTLLLPHGYEGQGPDHSSARPERFLQMCAQDNMTVAMPTLPSNYFHLLRWQVHNPHHKPLIVFTPKSMLRLKAAASKVEEFTTGGFRPVIGDETVKAESVRKVVFVSGKLYYDLDAEREKRGDTETAIIRLERLYPLPGAEIQAEIAKYPNAEKYLWAQEEPANQGAWPFIALNLIDHLDLAVGADVPHGERLRRISRPHGSSPAVGSAKRHQAEQAQLVAEVFEA, encoded by the coding sequence GTGTCGTCTCAGTCCCCCAGTAACTCGAGCATCTCGACCGATCAAGAAGCAGGCTCCGGGTCCAACCCGGCGGCCGCTTTCGGCCCCAATGAGTGGCTCGTCGACGAGATCTACCAGCAGTACCTCCAGGATCCGAATTCGGTCGACCGTGCCTGGTGGGACTTCTTCGCCGACTACAAGCCGGGTACGTCCGGCACGGCGGACAAGCCCGTCCCCGCACCTGCGGGAGCGGTGACCCCGGCTCCGGCCGCCACCGCTGCGAGCGCAGTGAACAACACCGCTCCGGCGCAGGCCGCGGCGCAGGCTCCGGCCGCGCCCCCGGCTGCCCCTGCCGCACCCGCGGCCGCCGCACCGGCGGCTCCGGCCGCCCCCGCCAAGGCAGCGCCCGCGAAGGCGGCCCCGGCCGCCGCGAAGGCGGACGCCTCCACCGAGGCCCCGGCCGGCCCCGAGTACGTGACGCTGCGCGGCCCGTCGGCCGCCGTCGCGAAGAACATGAACGCCTCGCTGGAGCTGCCGACGGCGACGTCCGTCCGCGCCGTGCCGGTGAAGCTGCTCTTCGACAACCGCATCGTCATCAACAACCACCTGAAGCGGGCGCGTGGCGGGAAGATCTCCTTCACGCACCTCATCGGGTACGCGATGGTGCAGGCCCTCAAGGCCATGCCGTCGATGAACCACTCGTTCGCGGTCAAGGACGGCAAGCCGACCCTGGTCAAGCCCGAGCACGTCAACCTCGGTCTGGCCATCGACCTGGTGAAGCCGAACGGCGACCGCCAGCTCGTCGTCGCGGCCATCAAGAAGGCCGAGACGCTCAACTTCTTCGAGTTCTGGCAGGCCTACGAGGACATCGTCCGCCGTGCGCGCGTCGGCAAGCTCGGCATGGACGACTTCTCCGGTGTCACGGCCTCCCTGACCAACCCCGGCGGCATCGGCACCGTCCACTCGGTGCCCCGCCTGATGCCCGGACAGGGCCTCATCATGGGCGTCGGCGCGATGGACTACCCGGCGGAGTTCCAGGGCACCTCGCAGGACACCCTGAACAAGCTCGGCATCTCGAAGGTCATGACCCTGACCTCGACGTACGACCACCGCGTGATCCAGGGTGCGGCGTCCGGCGAGTTCCTGCGCGTGCTGGCCCAGCTCCTGCTCGGCGAGAACGAGTTCTACGACGAGATCTTCAAGGCGCTGCGCATCCCCTACGAGCCGGTCCGCTGGCTCAAGGACATCGACGCCTCGCACGACGACGACGTCACCAAGGCCGCGCGGGTCTTCGAGCTGATCCACTCCTACCGGGTCCGCGGTCACGTGATGGCCGACACCGACCCGCTGGAGTACCGCCAGCGCAAGCACCCCGACCTGGACATCACCGAGCACGGCCTCACCCTGTGGGACCTGGAGCGCGACTTCGCGGTCGGCGGCTTCGCCGGCAAGACGATGATGAAGCTCCGCGACATCCTCGGTGTCCTGCGTGAGTCGTACTGCCGCACCACCGGCATCGAGTTCATGCACATCCAGGAGCCGAAGGAGCGCAAGTGGCTCCAGGACCGGGTGGAGCGTCCGCGCCCCGCTCCGGAGCGCGAGGAGCAGCTGCGGATCCTGCGCCGCCTCAACGCCGCCGAGGCGTTCGAGACGTTCCTGCAGACCAAGTACGTCGGCCAGAAGCGGTTCTCGCTGGAGGGCGGCGAGTCCGTCATCCCGCTGCTCGACGCGGTCATCGACTCCGCCGCCGAGGCCCGCCTCGACGAGGTCGTCATCGGCATGGCCCACCGCGGCCGGCTGAACGTCCTGGCGAACATCGTGGGCAAGTCGTACGCGCAGATCTTCCGGGAGTTCGAGGGCAACCTCGACCCGCGGTCGATGCACGGCTCCGGCGACGTCAAGTACCACCTGGGCGCCGAGGGCACCTTCACCGGTCTGGACGGCGAGCAGATCAAGGTCTCGCTGGCCGCCAACCCCTCGCACCTGGAGGCCGTCGACCCGGTCCTCGAGGGCATCGCCCGCGCCAAGCAGGACATCATCAACAAGGGCGGCACGGACTTCACGGTCCTGCCCGTGGCGCTCCACGGCGACGCGGCCTTCGCCGGCCAGGGCGTCGTGGCCGAGACGCTCAACATGTCGCAGCTGCGCGGCTACCGCACCGGCGGCACCGTGCACGTGGTGATCAACAACCAGGTCGGCTTCACCGCCGCCCCGGAGTCCTCGCGCTCCTCGATGTACGCCACGGACGTGGCGCGCATGATCGAGGCGCCGATCATCCACGTCAACGGCGACGACCCGGAGGCCGTGGTCCGCGTCGCGCGGCTCGCCTTCGAGTACCGGCAGACGTTCAACAAGGACGTCGTGATCGACCTCATCTGCTACCGCCGTCGCGGTCACAACGAGGGCGACAACCCGGAGTTCACCAACCCGCAGATGTACACCCTGATCGACAAGAAGCGCTCGGTGCGCAAGCTCTACACCGAGTCCCTCATCGGTCGTGGCGACATCACGCTGGAAGAGGCCGAGCAGGCCCTCCAGGACTTCCAGGGCCAGCTGGAGAAGGTCTTCGCGGAGGTCCGCGAGGCCACCTCGGCGCCGTCCCAGCCGCATGTCCCGGACGTGCAGGCGGAGTTCCCGGTCTCGGTGGGCACCGCGGTCTCCTCGGAGGTCGTGAAGCTGATCGCCGAGTCCCAGGTCAACATCCCCGACGGCATCACGGTGCACCCGCGCCTGATGCCCCAGATGCAGCGCCGCGCCGCCTCGGTGGAGAACGGCACGATCGACTGGGGCATGGGCGAGACCCTGGCCATCGGCTCGCTGCTCATGGAGGGCACCCCGGTCCGGCTCGCCGGCCAGGACACCCGCCGCGGCACCTTCGGCCAGCGTCACGCGGTGCTCGTCGACCAGAAGACCGGCGAGGACTACACCCCGCTGCTCTACCTCTCCGACGACCAGGCCCGTTACAACGTCTACGACTCGCTCCTCAGCGAGTACGCGGCCATGGGCTTCGAGTACGGCTACTCGCTGGCCCGCCCGGAGTCCCTGGTGATCTGGGAGGCCCAGTTCGGTGACTTCGTCAACGGCGCCCAGACCGTCGTGGACGAGTTCATCTCCTCGGCCGAGCAGAAGTGGGGCCAGACGTCCGGCGTCACCCTGCTGCTCCCGCACGGCTACGAGGGCCAGGGTCCGGACCACTCGTCCGCCCGCCCGGAGCGTTTCCTGCAGATGTGCGCGCAGGACAACATGACGGTCGCGATGCCGACCCTCCCGTCGAACTACTTCCACCTCCTGCGGTGGCAGGTGCACAACCCGCACCACAAGCCGCTGATCGTCTTCACGCCGAAGTCGATGCTCCGCCTCAAGGCGGCGGCGTCGAAGGTCGAGGAGTTCACCACCGGCGGCTTCCGCCCGGTGATCGGCGACGAGACGGTCAAGGCCGAGTCGGTCCGCAAGGTCGTCTTCGTCTCCGGCAAGCTCTACTACGACCTGGACGCCGAGCGCGAGAAGCGCGGTGACACGGAGACGGCGATCATCCGTCTCGAGCGTCTGTACCCGCTGCCGGGTGCGGAGATCCAGGCCGAGATCGCCAAGTACCCGAACGCCGAGAAGTACCTCTGGGCCCAGGAGGAGCCGGCGAACCAGGGTGCGTGGCCGTTCATCGCGCTCAACCTGATCGACCACCTGGACCTGGCCGTCGGCGCCGATGTGCCGCACGGTGAGCGCCTGCGCCGCATCTCGCGTCCGCACGGCTCGTCCCCGGCGGTCGGCTCGGCCAAGCGTCACCAGGCCGAGCAGGCGCAGCTGGTCGCCGAGGTCTTCGAGGCCTGA
- a CDS encoding HAMP domain-containing sensor histidine kinase, giving the protein MTRPGSGLRPFSIKAKLGTLVVVSVFITTGLLIVALRTRTEFRFITVFSVIATLLITQFVAHGLTAPLDEMRAVARSISHGDYTRRVSGAGRRDELGDLAQTINRMADDLEAEDRHRKELVANVSHELRTPIAALRAVLENVVDGVSAADPETMRTALKQTERLGRLVETLLDLSRLDNGVVAIKARRFEVWPYLSGVLKEANLAASQRRLSSGSGNHSRTDVHLHLDVSPPELTAHADAERLHQVVANLIDNAVKHSPPHGRVTVLARRGEYPESLELEVVDEGPGIPEAERHRVFERFNRGQAPSPHGPGSDGGTGLGLAIARWAVDLHGGRIGVAESARGCRIQVTLPGMHQLHD; this is encoded by the coding sequence ATGACGCGGCCCGGCTCAGGACTGCGGCCGTTCTCGATCAAGGCCAAGCTGGGCACGCTCGTGGTGGTCTCCGTGTTCATCACGACCGGACTGCTGATCGTCGCCCTGCGGACCAGGACCGAATTCCGGTTCATCACGGTCTTCTCGGTGATCGCCACCCTGCTGATCACCCAGTTCGTGGCGCACGGACTGACCGCGCCGCTGGACGAGATGCGCGCCGTGGCGCGGTCGATCTCGCACGGCGACTACACGAGACGCGTGAGCGGCGCCGGACGCCGCGACGAGCTCGGCGACCTGGCGCAGACGATCAACCGCATGGCGGACGATCTGGAGGCGGAGGACCGGCACCGCAAGGAGCTGGTGGCCAATGTCTCCCATGAGCTGCGCACACCCATCGCCGCACTCAGAGCCGTGCTGGAGAACGTGGTGGACGGGGTGTCCGCCGCGGACCCCGAGACGATGCGCACGGCCCTGAAACAGACCGAGCGCCTCGGCCGGCTGGTGGAGACCCTGCTGGACCTCTCCCGGCTGGACAACGGGGTGGTGGCCATCAAGGCGCGCCGCTTCGAGGTGTGGCCCTACCTGTCGGGCGTGCTGAAGGAGGCGAATCTCGCAGCCTCCCAGCGCCGCCTCTCCTCAGGTTCCGGCAACCACTCCCGTACGGACGTCCATCTGCATCTCGACGTGTCACCGCCCGAGCTGACGGCGCACGCGGACGCGGAACGCCTGCACCAGGTGGTCGCCAACCTCATCGACAACGCCGTCAAGCACAGCCCCCCGCACGGCCGGGTCACGGTGCTGGCGCGGCGCGGGGAGTATCCCGAGTCGCTGGAGCTGGAGGTCGTCGACGAGGGGCCCGGCATCCCGGAGGCGGAGCGCCACCGGGTCTTCGAGCGCTTCAACCGCGGCCAGGCGCCCTCCCCACACGGCCCCGGCAGCGACGGCGGTACGGGGCTCGGGCTCGCCATCGCCCGCTGGGCCGTGGATCTCCACGGCGGCCGCATCGGCGTGGCCGAATCCGCCCGTGGCTGCCGAATCCAGGTCACTCTTCCGGGCATGCATCAGCTGCACGATTGA
- a CDS encoding response regulator transcription factor: MEQTHTTHNGVAATPGAQRRVLVVEDDATIVDAISARLRAEGFLVQTALDGPAAVDAAEAWQPDLMVLDIMLPGFDGLEVCRRVQAQRPVPVLMLTARDDETDMLVGLGVGADDYMTKPFSMRELAARVHVLLRRVERAALAAVTPRSGILRLGELEIDHAQRRVRVRADDVHLTPTEFDLLVCLANTPRAVLSREQLLAEVWDWADASGTRTVDSHIKALRRKIGAERIRTVHGVGYALETPAP; this comes from the coding sequence ATGGAACAGACACACACCACCCACAACGGCGTCGCGGCCACCCCCGGGGCTCAGCGCCGGGTGCTGGTGGTCGAGGACGACGCGACAATCGTCGACGCCATTTCCGCCCGGCTGCGGGCCGAGGGCTTCCTGGTGCAGACCGCACTGGACGGGCCGGCGGCCGTGGACGCGGCCGAGGCCTGGCAGCCCGATCTGATGGTGCTCGACATCATGCTTCCGGGCTTCGACGGCCTGGAGGTCTGCCGTCGCGTGCAGGCGCAGCGCCCCGTACCGGTGCTGATGCTCACCGCACGCGACGACGAGACCGACATGCTGGTCGGGCTCGGGGTCGGCGCCGACGACTACATGACCAAACCGTTCTCCATGCGGGAGCTGGCGGCCCGGGTCCACGTGCTGCTGCGCCGGGTCGAGCGGGCCGCGCTGGCCGCGGTGACGCCGCGCAGCGGCATCCTCCGCCTCGGCGAGCTGGAGATCGACCACGCGCAGCGCCGCGTCCGGGTGCGCGCCGACGACGTCCACCTCACGCCGACCGAGTTCGACCTGCTGGTCTGCCTGGCCAACACACCGCGTGCGGTGCTGTCCCGGGAACAGCTGCTGGCCGAGGTCTGGGACTGGGCCGACGCCTCCGGGACCCGTACGGTCGACAGCCACATCAAGGCGCTGCGCCGGAAGATCGGCGCCGAGCGGATCCGCACCGTGCACGGCGTCGGCTACGCCCTGGAGACACCCGCGCCATGA
- a CDS encoding spermidine synthase, whose amino-acid sequence MPVTDAPSPVVLDRRDGPFGEVVLRQRGDDFEIIANGCFLMDTSDGRSERLLVDAALAALPAGRPDPSVLIGGLGVGFSLVRAADEPRWGRIAVVERERAVVDWHLDGPLGRISGPALADPRTEILRADLVTHLLATTERYDALCLDIDNGPDWTVTQDNESLYSPAGLAVCRERLTPGGVLAVWSAQPSPDFGKALRNAGFHAVTTEEVAVARGVPDVVHLALRSD is encoded by the coding sequence ATGCCCGTCACAGACGCCCCCAGCCCCGTCGTCCTCGACCGGCGCGACGGGCCGTTCGGCGAAGTGGTCCTGCGTCAGCGCGGCGACGACTTCGAGATCATCGCCAACGGGTGCTTCCTGATGGACACCTCCGACGGGCGCTCCGAACGCCTCCTCGTCGACGCGGCACTCGCCGCCCTGCCTGCCGGGCGGCCGGATCCGTCGGTGCTGATCGGCGGGCTCGGCGTCGGGTTCTCCCTGGTGCGCGCGGCCGACGAGCCCCGCTGGGGCCGCATCGCGGTCGTCGAGCGGGAGCGGGCCGTCGTCGACTGGCACCTCGACGGACCGCTCGGCCGGATCTCCGGGCCGGCGCTGGCCGATCCGCGCACCGAGATCCTCCGCGCGGACCTCGTGACCCACCTCCTGGCGACCACGGAGCGTTACGACGCCCTGTGCCTGGACATCGACAACGGCCCCGACTGGACCGTCACCCAGGACAACGAAAGCCTCTACTCGCCCGCCGGTCTCGCGGTCTGCCGGGAGCGTCTGACGCCCGGCGGAGTCCTCGCCGTGTGGTCCGCGCAGCCGTCCCCGGACTTCGGGAAAGCCTTGCGGAATGCCGGATTCCACGCAGTAACGACCGAAGAAGTAGCCGTTGCCCGAGGTGTTCCGGACGTGGTCCATCTCGCACTCCGGAGCGACTGA
- the lon gene encoding endopeptidase La, with product MTAESNATKASTPIDLPVLPLDDEVVLPGMVVPLDLSDAEVRAAVEAAQAVARPGGGKPEVLLVPRIDGNYTGTGVLGTVEQVGRLSDGDPGALIRARDRVRIGAGTSGPGNALWVEGTRIDVSLPDPLPGSAAELAKEYKALATSWLKKRGAWQVVDRVQQIEDISALADNSGYSPFLTTAQKVQLLETADAVARLKLAVQWLGEHLAEQDVAESIAKDVQDGVDKQQREFLLRRQLDAVRKELSELNGDPEDESGDYRTRVEAADLPEHVREAALKEVEKLERSSDQSPEGSWIRTWLDTVLELPWTERTEDAYDIRGAQQVLDAEHAGLQDVKERITEYLAVRKRRADRGLGVVGGRRGGAVLALVGPPGVGKTSLGESVAHSMGRKFVRVALGGVRDEAEIRGHRRTYVGALPGRIVRAIKEAGSMNPVVLLDEIDKVGSDFRGDPAAALLEVLDPAQNHTFRDHYLEVELDLSDVVFLATANVLDSIPEALLDRMELVTLDGYTEDEKVVIARDHLLPRQLERAGLEKDEVDLDESALRKLAGEYTREAGVRNLERAVARLLRKVAAQHELGERELPSTVSEQDLRGLIGRPHHVPESAQDPAERRTAVPGVATGLAVTGAGGDVLFVEASLADPETGASGLTLTGQLGDVMKESAQIALSFLRSHGAELELPVADLKDRGVHIHFPAGAVPKDGPSAGITLTTALASLLSGRLVRTDVAMTGEVSLTGRVLPIGGLKQKLLAAHRAGITTVVIPQRNEADLDDVPAEVLDTLEVHPVTDVRQVLEIALAPASAGVRDRLPAAA from the coding sequence ATGACTGCAGAGTCCAACGCGACCAAGGCGTCCACGCCGATCGACCTGCCCGTGCTGCCGCTGGACGACGAGGTCGTACTGCCCGGAATGGTGGTGCCGCTCGACCTGTCGGACGCGGAGGTGCGCGCAGCCGTGGAGGCAGCGCAGGCCGTCGCGCGGCCCGGGGGCGGCAAGCCCGAGGTGCTGCTCGTGCCGCGTATCGACGGGAACTACACCGGGACCGGCGTCCTGGGCACCGTCGAACAGGTCGGACGCCTGTCGGACGGTGACCCGGGCGCCCTGATCCGGGCGCGTGACCGGGTCAGGATCGGTGCCGGGACCAGTGGGCCCGGGAACGCCCTGTGGGTGGAGGGCACCCGGATCGACGTGTCCCTCCCCGACCCCCTGCCGGGCTCGGCCGCCGAGCTCGCCAAGGAGTACAAGGCCCTCGCGACCAGCTGGCTGAAGAAGCGCGGTGCCTGGCAGGTCGTCGACCGGGTCCAGCAGATCGAGGACATCTCCGCCCTCGCCGACAACTCCGGTTACTCGCCCTTCCTCACCACCGCCCAGAAGGTCCAGCTGCTGGAGACCGCGGACGCGGTCGCCCGCCTGAAGCTGGCCGTCCAGTGGCTCGGCGAGCACCTCGCCGAACAGGACGTAGCCGAGTCCATCGCCAAGGACGTCCAGGACGGCGTCGACAAGCAGCAGCGCGAATTCCTGCTGCGGCGCCAGCTCGACGCCGTGCGCAAGGAGCTCTCCGAGCTCAACGGCGATCCGGAGGACGAGTCCGGCGACTACCGGACCCGCGTCGAGGCGGCGGATCTCCCCGAGCACGTCCGTGAGGCCGCCCTCAAGGAGGTCGAGAAGCTGGAGCGCTCCTCCGACCAGAGCCCCGAGGGGTCCTGGATCCGGACCTGGCTGGACACCGTCCTGGAGCTCCCCTGGACCGAGCGGACCGAGGACGCCTACGACATCCGCGGCGCCCAGCAGGTCCTCGACGCCGAACACGCGGGTCTGCAGGACGTGAAGGAGCGCATCACCGAGTACCTCGCGGTGCGCAAGCGCCGCGCGGACCGCGGCCTCGGTGTGGTCGGCGGCCGGCGCGGCGGCGCGGTGCTGGCGCTGGTCGGCCCGCCCGGTGTGGGGAAGACCTCCCTCGGGGAGAGCGTCGCGCACTCCATGGGACGCAAGTTCGTCCGGGTCGCGCTCGGCGGTGTCCGGGACGAGGCGGAGATCCGGGGCCACCGGCGTACGTACGTCGGCGCGCTTCCGGGGCGCATCGTCCGGGCGATCAAGGAGGCCGGTTCGATGAACCCGGTCGTCCTGCTCGACGAGATCGACAAGGTCGGTTCGGACTTCCGGGGCGACCCGGCGGCCGCGTTGCTCGAAGTGCTCGACCCGGCGCAGAACCACACCTTCCGGGATCACTACCTGGAGGTCGAACTCGACCTCAGCGACGTCGTGTTCCTGGCCACGGCCAATGTCCTCGACTCCATCCCGGAGGCCCTGCTCGACCGCATGGAGCTGGTCACCCTGGACGGCTACACCGAGGACGAGAAGGTCGTCATCGCCCGGGACCACCTGCTCCCGCGCCAGCTGGAGCGAGCGGGTCTGGAGAAGGACGAGGTGGACCTCGACGAGTCCGCGCTGCGCAAGCTGGCGGGCGAGTACACCCGGGAGGCCGGGGTGCGGAACCTGGAGCGGGCCGTCGCGCGGCTGCTCCGCAAGGTCGCGGCCCAGCACGAACTGGGCGAGCGGGAGCTCCCGTCCACGGTGTCCGAGCAGGACCTGCGGGGTCTGATCGGACGGCCGCACCACGTACCCGAGTCCGCGCAGGACCCGGCCGAGCGCCGCACCGCGGTGCCCGGCGTGGCCACCGGGCTCGCGGTGACGGGAGCCGGCGGCGACGTGCTGTTCGTCGAGGCGTCGCTCGCCGATCCGGAGACCGGTGCGTCCGGGCTGACCCTGACCGGTCAGCTGGGCGACGTGATGAAGGAGTCGGCGCAGATCGCGCTGAGCTTCCTGCGCTCGCACGGAGCGGAGCTGGAGCTTCCGGTCGCCGACCTCAAGGACCGGGGCGTGCACATCCACTTCCCGGCGGGCGCGGTCCCCAAGGACGGCCCGAGTGCCGGCATCACCCTGACGACCGCGCTGGCCTCGCTGCTCTCCGGACGGCTGGTCCGTACCGACGTGGCGATGACCGGCGAGGTCTCACTGACCGGGCGGGTGCTGCCGATCGGCGGTCTGAAGCAGAAGCTGCTGGCCGCCCACCGCGCGGGCATCACCACCGTGGTGATCCCCCAGCGCAACGAGGCCGACCTGGACGACGTCCCGGCCGAGGTCCTCGACACCCTGGAGGTCCACCCGGTGACCGATGTCCGCCAGGTGCTGGAGATCGCGCTCGCCCCGGCCTCGGCCGGGGTGAGGGACAGGCTCCCGGCCGCCGCGTAG
- a CDS encoding polysaccharide deacetylase family protein, with translation MTPFGAGLAAALVTLLTLTLGGCSMETTAPGSARGDAASDAKGSFGPVDCRRAKCIALTFDAGPAEDTPHLLDVLKEKKVPATFFLLGRNHVLKHPETVRRIAAEGHEVANHTWSHEILTGRKPDEIRAELEKTQLAIERITGRKPRLMRPPQGRTDDTVSGICEELGLSQVLWSATAKDYSTNDSALIRKRILDQAGKDGIILLHDIYKGTVPAVPGIIDTLKKRGFTFVTVPQLMAPAEPRPGTVYRP, from the coding sequence ATGACGCCCTTCGGCGCGGGGTTGGCCGCCGCCCTCGTGACGCTGCTCACGCTGACGCTCGGCGGCTGCTCGATGGAGACCACGGCTCCCGGGTCCGCCCGCGGCGACGCCGCGTCCGACGCCAAGGGCTCGTTCGGACCGGTGGACTGTCGCAGGGCCAAGTGCATCGCGCTGACCTTCGACGCGGGGCCCGCGGAGGACACCCCGCACCTGCTGGACGTCCTCAAGGAGAAGAAGGTGCCGGCCACGTTCTTCCTGCTGGGGAGGAACCACGTGCTGAAGCACCCGGAGACGGTGCGGCGCATCGCGGCCGAGGGCCACGAGGTCGCCAACCACACCTGGTCGCACGAGATCCTGACGGGGCGGAAGCCGGACGAGATTCGAGCCGAACTGGAGAAGACCCAGCTGGCGATCGAGAGGATCACCGGGAGGAAGCCCCGGCTGATGCGGCCTCCGCAGGGCCGTACCGACGACACCGTCTCCGGGATCTGCGAGGAGCTCGGACTCTCCCAGGTCCTGTGGAGCGCGACCGCCAAGGACTACTCCACGAACGACTCCGCGCTGATCAGGAAGCGGATACTCGACCAGGCCGGCAAGGACGGGATCATCCTGCTGCACGACATCTACAAGGGGACGGTGCCCGCGGTCCCGGGCATCATCGACACCCTGAAGAAGCGGGGCTTCACCTTCGTGACCGTCCCGCAGCTGATGGCCCCCGCCGAGCCCCGGCCCGGCACGGTCTACCGCCCCTGA
- a CDS encoding MarR family winged helix-turn-helix transcriptional regulator — protein MRGADVHGSGSGSEPGVVAGSGVDHEFLALERELAVFLRRARATSGEMAREVHPNLEAAAYGLLVRLESAGRQRATDLAAYFGVGKATMSRQLRALEGLGLVARETDPADARASLVGLTDEGLARFRSVRDARRGRYARNLAGWDRTEVAELARLLHHFNERAEE, from the coding sequence ATGAGGGGTGCTGACGTGCACGGGAGCGGAAGCGGCAGTGAACCCGGCGTGGTGGCCGGGAGCGGCGTGGACCATGAGTTCCTCGCGCTGGAGCGGGAGTTGGCGGTCTTCCTGCGCCGCGCGCGGGCCACGTCGGGGGAGATGGCCCGGGAGGTCCATCCGAATCTGGAAGCCGCGGCGTACGGGCTCCTCGTACGGCTGGAGTCGGCCGGGCGTCAGCGCGCCACGGATCTCGCCGCCTACTTCGGGGTGGGCAAGGCGACCATGAGCCGGCAGCTGCGGGCCCTGGAGGGCCTCGGTCTGGTGGCGCGGGAGACCGACCCCGCGGACGCCCGCGCCTCCTTGGTCGGCCTCACCGACGAGGGCCTCGCGCGCTTCCGCAGCGTCCGTGACGCCCGGCGCGGCCGTTACGCCCGGAATCTCGCGGGCTGGGACCGGACCGAGGTCGCGGAACTGGCGCGCCTGCTGCACCACTTCAACGAGCGCGCCGAGGAGTGA